The Apostichopus japonicus isolate 1M-3 chromosome 12, ASM3797524v1, whole genome shotgun sequence sequence ccaattatgtcaaaagtttcttttacattagtaatggcgaattagggactgcacccccgccgcgcagtggcggagtgtccatacggtcaggggcggatgcgccccctgacggactcaaatggactgctggcgcctttttcagctctttaccactttttacttattctagattattgacttttttattgcgctctcatctacttattgacattcgtcacattttgttggtggaatttggcgatgacaccctattcttcgtttatctgcaaattagccaggccctgaaagggtcatttccggcgatctagggagtatcttttctcaaaatttgtctgtgcgctacgcgccaaccagtggtggcgctccgcaaagatagtgtcgaaagcgcccctacagaccattctcgcccctcctgaccaatacccctagctccgccactgccgccgcgcctcctaagcctatgtgtgtagtgttcggtttcggaaatatctgctatttttttcatttccttcaaccaagtttaataatagccattataagaggtttaatatttctacaccaataaattaactgtgtctgaattttccaaaatttctgaccaacattctgcatcacacttccctctactcgtgcaattttgaccggtctgttaggggttgaaggtagattttctatattggttgtccatagatgaaattttgtacaacattatgggtgtgttttgaagtgagtttattcacgagaaatgtgaattttcaaattctgaacaaatttagggcttaaaaccttgaaaagtggggctgacgggtattgtgggccgcgacgtagaatcacctacaaaagcaaagacccacaggacatgcgatcaggtcgaacatgacgtgtgccgggttgacaatcttcaaaaaggttatggatggaaaaaaaaaactattaggaaatacttggttctcaggccaaaagtgtacatctggttggtcatttcaagcccgagaagtgccgtttccggtgatctggggggggggggggtatcaaaccagaaattttctcgtacgctgcgcgccaaccgatggtggcgctccgcttagatagtaattcacgccccccgggttagaaaatcctggatacgcgcctgtactGTGACCACTCCACACACCGAGAGTACCGAAATCGGTTATTTAGAATGCGGACTCAGTCGTAACAATATTCGCTATGTGTCTTGAGTGATGGAGGAAAGTCAGGAATTGGATTATCTCTCAATCCTCAATGAAGACCGGATCGGGTGTCAGTTggaacaaaattaaaaacatataggcctattctATAGCGTTGGATAAGTGATAGCATATATAAGCTGGCTATATAATCCCATCAAGGTACGtttgaaaacagtttttttaCGTTGATTTAATATCCTTGAATATTAAAAGCAAATAATCATAGGAAGCTATatatgctattattattatcccagttaacatgatttttttgttgtttccaTAGTAAATGACAAATTGTAATTATTGATGGGTCTAATTAATTACAGCGCTTTAGCCTATAGTCTTCGTAATTCGGAGGTAAATTATCCCATTCTAGTCAAAGCTGCCTATGTGTGTAGGCTCTGtctaaatgtgtttataatTACAATGCTCCAGGCATGACTGTTGCAGTTCTGTCTTTAATTCTTTCCCCCTTCAAGTGATTAAAacttctattaaaaaaaaagaaaaaaaaagtagtttCGAGGGATTGAACTGAATAATTAAATCTTTAGTAGGCATGCATTACTTTCAGTTAGTGATGAAACCTACGAGGCATTCTTAAAGCCCTATTTTTTATTCACATTTATAAACACGAACTCACCAATCCCCTAACTCTACAGTTACATATCGCATGTGTAGTAATAATCACACAATCTGGAAGATATACCTTTCTCCCCAAAATCACGGCAAGAATGCATCATTGGTAAATATGTACCTCGACATGAGTGTGTAATTATTTACTACACACAAGTGcacaaaaaataacatttagACAGTCAATCAAATGGATGATGGGACGTAAATAATTTGTAGGAATTGCAACCTAACCTATCACAAAGTGAGTCAAAACATCACTCATGGTTAAACCTGGTTATACATTGGAACTACCATCTTTGTTCAGTGTCGTATATTCACAAGGAATGTGACATTGTGACCCTAAGAGGTTCCATATTACTTGGGAGCAACGTCAAGGTGTCGGGTATCACAGAATTTTGTGTATGACGAAATCGTCTGCACTGATAACCCAGGTTAGATGAAGCAGCCTAATGCATTATGCTCGTGTATTTCTGTTGTGGTATTTTGaattgttcttgttgttgttatacAGCCTGGGGAGAAATAGATTCAACACAAAACGTTTTAAGAAACGCtacatttgtatgtatgtatgtgtgtatgtgtgtatgtatgtatgtatattagatcctcctgcaagaaGGCACTCGCGATTTGGGAGACATAGTAACTATATGCTTTCAACAATGGCTTATGGTGTAACTTGAGAGTAGTTCTGATAGTAGTTCTGATATTCATTGTGACATGGAATTGCTAACTCGGTTTGCTTTATGGTCACGGCTGTAACAATTCTATCTCGTATTCAATAGCTTGATTCCAGTGGCGTAGCCTCGTAGGCCTACATATAGCACGTTCCTAAAGTCCCGTATGGGTATGGACCTTGATGATGCTATATCCAGAACGATGAAACCTCCAGGAGAGCAAATGAGTGTTTTCTGCCTCAATTTAGCAATTTTTACCATAATTAGTCTCTGCTTCTTCCTGTGATACCCCAGTATATGgataaatgaaaattaactCGATAGAAAATGTGCAGGGTTGTTCTTTTGAACACAGCTGTGCTGAAGTATGTTGGAAGTGTGATTAAATTACTGAAATACATTGTTTTCGATGCTTGTGTGGGCCCTTTCGTTTAACATATATTTCAATTAAAGGCCATAgttaatacccccccccccaccctcatctTATATATTCGCGGGAGCGCTTTGGCAAGCGATGAGGCAAGAAACGTTTCACTGAGGGGGCTTCTCCTCGATCCATCTACCCTCCCCTTTCATCCTCGGGGTTACCCCAATCATTGTTTCTATAATTAACTAATGATATATTAACTGATGAATGAACTGACTGATGAGTTAATTAACTAACTATTTAATTTAATATCTTCTAATCTTcacatttagcctttgaagaagatcctgctaggatcgaaacgtcaggccaacttacttttacatatataatttaataactgattattttaatatcatgaacattttaattaaataactGATAATAATTAACTGATACAATTAAATGATAATCTACTTTTTTCAGATGACAGACAAGCTAATTCATCAATTTTTGACATTACTTCTCCTGGGAACCATAAGCATTATGCTCCTCGCGGTTTTCTGTTGTGATAATGTCAGTCCCACCCACATGCGTAATTCATCCAAGTATAACAGGTATGTTATAATTCGTCATTAGATACCCCACCAAAGgtgtggagggtggggagggtggggggggggggcttcttgAAGTCTTCACTTTTtcaataagtatatatatttgttaatgagaataaaataataactatCTCATATATCCCCTTGTCCCCTAATAGATTCTATGCCCCAGGGCTGTCCCCAAGCCTCTCGTCAGGCCTTCGGTAGAATAGTCTATATATATGGTTTAATTAAAGAATTAGTCAATTAATTAACCACCTTCGTTAAATTACTTAACAACAGTTTTTTCAAATATCCTCCAAAAAGTTATATTCTAGGACTATCATAGACAAAACGGTCGAAAACGATTTCGTTCCTCGAATTAATCTGTAAGTTGCGATGGGTATGTGAATTCGACCAAACCCtgtttaaatattgatatatacttGGCTACCCTTAAATTGACCTATgacatatatttgttttataggCGCGATTCCTTGGTAGTGTTTGGGTGGTGTTTGGGGTGTATATCCCttattcaaccccccccccccaaaaaaaataaataaaagttgtTAGCAAAACCTTGCGTGTAGACCTAATAATGCCTCAGAATTCACACTACACGtctaatatttcaatttttctggGACAGGACCCCCAGATAACCCAACACAAGAGTCCGCTTTAATGATCACAGGGCCTTCCCCCTCCTTTATGAAAATCTGGCATTCGCCCCTGGCTAATACCTTTATATTACGAGTTATTAAATAGTTCCTCCAATAAATATAGTTCCTAGCTTGTAATACTTCATTGACGTAATTAGGCTACCAATTGGTATAATTTTCcgtacagaaaaaaaaagttagaaGGATCTCATCTCAAATAGTGTCGTCAGTCGACAACATTTCTTACCTCCTGGTGACGGCAACACTTACCGCCCATAATCGTATATGCTAAATAGGTTGTGCATATGTACATTAACTGCATGAATGCAAAAGTGTTAACTGTGGGCGTACAGGCAAATACATGGACGTGTAAGAAGGAAAGTGTTTTAAAACATAATCAACTTTATTTGGTTATTAGAAAGTGTTTTGTATCACTATAGCCAACTCGTAGTTCGTTTACAAAAGCATGAGTATGAGTGCAATCATGAATTCCCGATGTTATGAGTACAAGTAAGAATATAAGGCCCTACGATCGAGTACGAATACTGAACCTATACTATGACACGCATATGATTGGACAATGATTATCACATGAGTAGGGGAAATACCCTTTACGTAATTATCGCTGAGGTTTTGACATCACTATACGACAGTATACTAATCGTCCATACTGCATCTTCAAAATGTGCCGAGTAACGAATATACATCcacgcttctcggccttttggctaagatcatgtgtagcatctgcagggagttgttatggcaactccctggtatctgttctctttcgaggggaatggtgataccagggagttgtttccataacaactccctggtgatACACatctgacgatgatcacacagtcacagtctcaaTGCAAGGGGACttgggttgagagcggatcagtctactcgttcggtagtttggttttcgtgcccaggttctttcctcgGTGACCAGTATATACGAGTACAAGTGACTATGATAGAATGTGTGTACGACGAACACGAACTCACTAAAAGTCTGATTACTATAACTGCGTACACAGTTTCTTGTAAGGTTTTGCTACCCGGGTCTAACAAAAGCCTGAAAGGGGAAGAGGGTTGCAGACCCGGGCTCGACCGGGCTCTAGACGCCACTGTTGGTTGTTGGTATCATGAACTCACCTTACTACGTTACTATAATCTTCGACGTCTCGTATAATTgatctatttttgtatttttttttttttacagaaatcaGACAACCCACCGAAAGGAGGTTTCAATCGTTGAGAGTCAGGTGTACATTAAAAGTGAAGGAAGTTATTTACCGAAGGAGGAAGACCTACAAACCGTGGATTTGGCTTTCCGCAATAAAAACGTCACAAAATTGGTCCCTATCAGCGTAACTCATTTCACCAGAGATCAAAATCGAACGTCACCCCTTGACCAAGTGGAAGAATCCAGTATTACGTCGTGTTCTCcgaagaaaaatattgttttattgaaAACTCACAAAACTGGAAGTTCGACTCTCCAAAATATCTTATATCGTTTTGGAGATTCTCATGATCTCAATTTTGCTCTTCCTTTAGctagaaataattatttttgttttaacgaAAACTTTTCTCGTACCTGTGTTGCTCCGTTACCGAGAGGATATCAATACAACGTTTTAGCAAATCATGCTCGGTGGGTGAATAGTGGTGAGTAACTAACTATTATGTTCGGGGAGCTCCTCCTATACTGGCTCTCTGCTGTGTTCCACAAGTTGAGTTACGTGGCATCACTAACCTTAAAGGGATGTTCCGGTGCCAGAAGCTGATTGCGAGCTGATTCCTTAGCACAATCAATTCTCTGCATCTTTCAGTTCCAAACCACTTCCTCAAAGAATTTTGCTCGGCAAAGATGAAACTGTTCATATTTAGTAGTATTTTTATGAATGTATCATCTGACAAGTGAATACAACTgcagtgaatgatgtcatcatgagaattgaatttaaaaataaaatgtgctGTGGGCAGACGAttctctttaaaatatttttcatcattttcccACAGAAAGTGAGAATGATATTCTAAAAGACTGTTACATTTAGTTGAAACACTTAATACATGGAATAAGCCTATTGACAGCTTagcaaatattttaaatgtatcacatttcaaggataaatcagaAACAAGCTCACAATTGGAAAGAAAAACTTCTGAACAACCTCTGTCCTGATGACGTCACATACTGAAATATAATATCTAAAAAGGTTCATGATTGAAGGAAATTCGAAGTAAAGAGCACACGGACAAAACGTTTCAAAGGTGTACCATAATTATCTCAAGGATACATGACCAACAGGGTTGTGATAGAGAGCAAAGTACACattttgatgacatcacataccatAAAATGTGATCCACTTCCTAGAGTAACGCCGAAAGGTTTAGCCAATCAAACAAAGGTTacatttcataataataaacattataatgattgagttatctgtcgttattCATACTGAGCTGAacaaaattcgccagattttttagCGAGTCAGTAGATTCTACAAAATTGactcaaaatttgcaagccccgcctaacagatcatgcgccaatcaaatccctctgtttgtttacgaccgttaggcatAGGACTTACGACTGGAcgatacaagtatatataggttacatctTGTGTAATGACCAtcctgatatgggcggtcgcagtgattttatggTAAGTGTCAGAGTGTATAATCcagtgtatgtcttcgaacttccaagcgatggtcattattgGTCCTGACTtaacgagcaatctgattgggtGAAAATTCTGTAAATGCAAACCAGTTTGGGAAACAATTATTCGCGGGCCGGATGTGGAGTTAATATTCCAAATTAACGCCATATGGTGTATTAATATTGTGATGCATTCCCATGTAGTTGAGTCGAATGCGAAGTACTCACGACAACATTGAAATTATATAGACTAATATGTTTTAGGTGAATGCAATTacaattaaattacatttttttaattatttcttctATTTAATAGAATTTCACGCTGTCATGCCATCAGATACCACCTACATTACCGTATTACGTCATCCGTCCACtcaatatgaaagtttatataaTTACTACAACTGGAAAGATGTATTCCGCGTGACTTTTCAGGACTTTGTTAAAAATCCGTTGGCTTATTACTTGAGAAATAAGGAAGTTACACATTCTCGTTTTCATCACAGCCTCAGAAACCCGTCACTTTATGATCTCGGTTTAACAACACCCTTACAAGGCCTGAAGGAAGATGATATTTATGAAAAAGTTAAGTCTTTGGATGAAGAATTTCATCTAGTTTTAATTATGGAGTATATTGAAGAGTCCATAATCTTATTGAAAGATCTGATGTGTTGGAGTTGGGATGACGTTTTGTATTTTCAAACGAACTCGAGGGCAACAAATGAAGTTCAAGGAATGACGGAAGAGGTCATACAAAGACTGATAAAATGGAACGAAGGTGATTGGATCCTATATCGACATTTTAATGAAACATTATGGACTAAAGTAGAACATTACGGAAAAGAGCGGATGAAAGAAGATATTGCTACCTTAAGGCGAAAGATCAACgaaaagacaacaaaatgtATAGCTGGAACAAAGCACGTCACAGAACTAAAACAGATCACAATTAATCGATTCCAGCTGACACCAGCAGGTTCCAAAAGTAGCGAATGCCAGCGTATGGTGAGGCCTGCGTTGACTTATTTGTACGAGTTGAATAGTAAAATGTCAACCCTTTGAGAAAGACGTAGTTTATCTCCATTGATGACAAGTGTCTCTCAAGTAAGATAAGTTTCTACATTGATGGTTTTGTCTCAAGTGCAATTTAGATAAAATCAATACGGAGGACCCCATCACTCACTCTGAAACCGGGGTCCTGATACCCTACATAGGCCGCTGCTAATAACGCCtcaaaaaatcatcaaaattgaCATTTGGCATTCCATAAAGGTTGCGTAAAGCTTTCAAAAGTATACTTTctgaatatattttttaaaaatagaagaaaagaaaagaaaaaataactgcttatctactgctGCAATGAACCTGGCAATATGTAGATTAACGTATACCACTAATTCTGCAATCCCATCTTAGTATAGTGATTGGCTGATATGGCATCACGTGACCATTCCTGGTCATCTGTTATTTTCATTCTTTGTATAGTGATTGGCTGATATGGCATCACGTGGCCATTCATGGTCATCTGTTATTTTCATTCTTTGTATAGTGATTGGCTGATATGGCATCACGTTGCCATCCTTGGCTCTCTGTTTCGTTTTTTATTCTTGGTATAATGATTGGCTGTTATGGCATCACGTGGCCATTCCTGGTCATCTGTTATTTTTATTCTTGGTATAGTGATTGGCTGATACGGCATCACGTGGCCATTCCTGGTCATCTGTTATTTTTATTCTTGGTTTTGTGATTGGCTGATATTGAATCACGTGGCCATTCCTGGCCATCTGTTATATTTCCAATAACGGATATAGCTACCTTTCATTAGCATGCACAAGACCCAAGAAACACAACCTTTGCGGGGGGTATAGAGATGGTCGTTGGTTGCTAGGCACCGTGGTGCAGAGTCAGTTTCAAGAATCCAGACAAAGCACATCGTTTATTTTGCCTCTCCACAAGAATTTGCAATAAACCAAAATTAATTAAGATAAATACACACATAGTTGTGACAGAAGTTCTCCAGGAACCCGCTGTGCTTATGAAGTAGAACATTCCAATGCAATAATATAGAAAAGATACattgtaaataaaaataaaataaaaatcaagcacagttttataatttcatatttatacttgttcaagtcttcagccttgtatgtgacccccctcccccatttaatctgtgatatctccgaAATGAAATAACAGTTTCTTTAGCTGTTTGAGGAAGTTATAGCTCTGATAATGGTTGGATTTGTGACTCCTTGAAATATCTCTTTAAGACAATTAAAGAAATCTCATGAGGCATTGTAACATAATCTCTGATACCTGTAAAGATGTGTTTAGTCAAATCAACATATCCttaatattgaaacatttttattttgaaatcaaaCTTCAAATGGCTTCAGTCCCATACAACAGTTTGTAGGGTCCCCATGCATCAGTGACTATATCGGGCCTAATATTTCACCGCTGCAGTTATTCGTTGTTCCTATACAGGCCTCGAACTATTACTTGATCGGCATTAAATTTTGGAGTTGCGAGAAACAGTAAAAGTGTTTTGAACGGAAGTGATGTCACTCCGTTTTGAACGGAAGTGATGTCACTTCGTTTTGAACGGAAGTGATGCCTCCCCTTCTCGTtaactactatatatatatacgctgaAGCTACATCAACCGGTCAGTCGATAGGCTCATAactggtacagcaactactgttcatgccCCAGAACcctgcatcagtaattactactatgtgttcgtaacacggtaacatgtgttacagaacacgaacagtagttactgtaggCTACCAGCTATAGGTAATCAGGTGAAATATCAAGCTTGATTTCCACGACCTCTGGCAGAGACGTAAATTTAGGGGCGCTCGTCCTGAATAGTTCAATGGCTATGTCAAGAATAACGAACGATCTGCTTTGTCGACGACTCCCACGAAAAAAGCCGCAGCTGTGGCTAATGTTCGTGTTGGAAATAAAGAAACTTGCAAATATTGTACAAAATGTAGGTATTTCACTCGCCCTGAAGTGAGGTGGTTATACCGTGCTAAAATGTTATATACAATGGGTTCCAGAAAATGAGTAGGCATAATGAAGCGTTGCGCGTTTATATTTGTTAACTGTGTGTAATTAAGCTCAATTAAAAAATGCATTTCACTAGCAAAGACATAGGAAAAGCtacagtattaaaaaaaaaaaaacagcgaaGAGCATCAGCTTTGTGTTATATCTATGATTCATATTTCTATATGAAAAAGGTTTAGAATTGAAGTGAAGCAGTGCAAATTGGCTTTACTAATTAACGTTTGGCTATACACTGTCAGTTGTTTTGCTCCATCCGTGGAATGTACCAGAGAGGCCAGCAAAACGTAATTAAAATAGTTTACAGCAATAGAAAGAC is a genomic window containing:
- the LOC139977126 gene encoding galactosylceramide sulfotransferase-like, encoding MTDKLIHQFLTLLLLGTISIMLLAVFCCDNVSPTHMRNSSKYNRNQTTHRKEVSIVESQVYIKSEGSYLPKEEDLQTVDLAFRNKNVTKLVPISVTHFTRDQNRTSPLDQVEESSITSCSPKKNIVLLKTHKTGSSTLQNILYRFGDSHDLNFALPLARNNYFCFNENFSRTCVAPLPRGYQYNVLANHARWVNSEFHAVMPSDTTYITVLRHPSTQYESLYNYYNWKDVFRVTFQDFVKNPLAYYLRNKEVTHSRFHHSLRNPSLYDLGLTTPLQGLKEDDIYEKVKSLDEEFHLVLIMEYIEESIILLKDLMCWSWDDVLYFQTNSRATNEVQGMTEEVIQRLIKWNEGDWILYRHFNETLWTKVEHYGKERMKEDIATLRRKINEKTTKCIAGTKHVTELKQITINRFQLTPAGSKSSECQRMVRPALTYLYELNSKMSTL